A window of Haliscomenobacter hydrossis DSM 1100 contains these coding sequences:
- a CDS encoding bestrophin family protein yields the protein MENTTIKSGYAFPAQLPTYSPQHWFSFLFRFNQTDTIRKLYPMIILICVYSGLVAYLEMEVWQLNEKSYVRNISVMHSLLGFVISFLLVFRTNTAYERWWDGRRLWSQQVQHSRNLAIKLAAMLPDDAKERGYFRILIPAYASALLRHLNKKVPDQGNEMESLPGDLQVQLDYEKHIPNQYVGLMHQYLQNMFREGRLQWGQVLFVNPELQAFTEICASCERIRYTPIPRSYSSFLKKFIFIYIMTLPFGYVFNLGYFIIPIVAFVFYVLASLELIAEEIEDPFGGDDNDLPLLRIVQGIKSQVEEVL from the coding sequence ATGGAGAACACCACCATCAAAAGCGGCTACGCCTTTCCGGCGCAACTGCCTACCTACAGCCCCCAACACTGGTTTAGCTTTTTGTTCCGCTTCAATCAAACCGATACCATCCGCAAGCTCTATCCGATGATCATTTTGATCTGTGTTTATTCGGGTTTGGTGGCTTATCTGGAGATGGAGGTTTGGCAACTCAATGAAAAGAGCTACGTGCGCAACATCTCGGTGATGCATTCCCTGTTGGGGTTTGTCATTTCCTTTTTGCTGGTTTTTCGCACCAACACGGCTTACGAACGTTGGTGGGATGGACGCCGATTGTGGAGCCAGCAAGTGCAACACAGCCGCAACCTCGCCATTAAGCTGGCTGCTATGCTGCCCGACGATGCCAAAGAGCGCGGGTATTTTCGGATTTTGATTCCCGCCTATGCGAGTGCGTTATTGCGACACCTCAACAAAAAAGTGCCCGATCAGGGCAATGAAATGGAATCCTTGCCGGGTGATTTACAAGTCCAACTGGATTATGAAAAACACATCCCTAATCAGTACGTTGGTTTGATGCACCAATATTTGCAGAACATGTTTCGCGAAGGGCGCTTGCAATGGGGTCAAGTACTGTTCGTCAACCCCGAATTGCAGGCATTTACCGAAATTTGTGCCAGTTGTGAGCGCATCCGCTACACACCCATCCCGCGCTCGTACAGCAGTTTCCTCAAAAAATTCATTTTCATTTACATCATGACCTTGCCTTTTGGGTACGTATTCAACCTGGGTTATTTCATCATTCCCATCGTGGCTTTTGTGTTTTATGTACTGGCCAGTTTGGAGCTGATTGCGGAGGAAATTGAAGACCCTTTTGGCGGAGATGACAATGACTTACCCCTCCTGCGGATTGTACAGGGCATCAAAAGCCAGGTGGAAGAGGTATTGTGA
- the mnmE gene encoding tRNA uridine-5-carboxymethylaminomethyl(34) synthesis GTPase MnmE, whose protein sequence is MPTDTIVALATPPGIGAIGVIRLSGPQAIQIVDAVFYGKKLDKQASHTIHFGTIRDEQDHILDEVLASLFVEPRSYTGENVVEISCHGSNYIIQELIRLFIRKGARLAQPGEFTLRAFLNGQMDLSQAEAVADLIASSSEAAQQVAIKQLRGGISSEIKKLRQELIDFASLIELELDFGEEDVEFANRDQLRDLVEKLIRLMHKLLDSFQLGNAIKEGVNTVIAGRPNAGKSTLLNALLNEERAIVSEIAGTTRDTIEESLNIQGIQFRIIDTAGIREASDTIEAIGIQKTLEKVRQSAVLLYIFDVIKTQPAQLEADLAQLLHPNTQLLVVANKMDLNPYTEYQHYANPHFSAEQWIPISAANEMNIEYLKERLYQTVVSNEVSMDAAIVSNVRHYEALQKAKESLEAVIQGLSSAVTTDFIAMDIRHSLAYLGEITGEISTEDLLDNIFSRFCIGK, encoded by the coding sequence ATGCCCACTGATACCATCGTTGCCCTCGCCACCCCACCCGGAATCGGTGCCATTGGGGTGATCCGTTTGTCTGGGCCACAGGCCATTCAGATTGTTGATGCCGTTTTTTATGGCAAAAAACTCGACAAACAAGCCAGCCATACCATTCATTTTGGCACCATTCGGGATGAGCAAGATCACATTTTGGACGAAGTTCTCGCTTCACTTTTTGTGGAACCCCGCTCTTATACGGGAGAAAATGTAGTAGAAATCTCCTGCCACGGCTCCAATTACATCATCCAGGAGTTGATTCGATTGTTCATTCGGAAGGGTGCCCGTTTGGCGCAGCCAGGCGAATTCACTTTGCGGGCCTTCCTCAACGGGCAGATGGACCTCTCGCAAGCCGAGGCGGTGGCCGACCTCATTGCCTCCAGTTCCGAAGCTGCGCAACAAGTGGCCATCAAACAACTGCGGGGCGGGATTTCGAGCGAGATCAAAAAACTGCGCCAGGAGCTGATCGATTTTGCCAGTTTGATTGAATTGGAGCTGGACTTTGGCGAGGAGGACGTGGAGTTTGCCAATCGTGATCAATTGCGGGATCTGGTGGAAAAACTGATCCGCCTGATGCACAAATTGCTCGACTCTTTCCAATTGGGTAATGCCATCAAAGAGGGCGTCAATACGGTTATCGCCGGGCGGCCCAACGCTGGAAAATCAACGTTGCTCAACGCCCTGCTCAACGAAGAGCGCGCCATTGTCAGCGAAATTGCGGGCACTACACGGGATACCATCGAGGAGTCGCTCAACATTCAGGGCATTCAGTTTCGGATCATCGACACGGCGGGCATCCGTGAAGCTTCGGATACCATTGAGGCGATTGGAATCCAAAAAACCCTGGAAAAAGTGCGGCAATCCGCGGTACTCCTCTATATTTTTGACGTGATCAAGACCCAGCCTGCCCAGTTGGAAGCCGACCTCGCCCAACTGCTGCATCCCAATACCCAACTCCTGGTGGTGGCCAACAAAATGGACCTCAACCCCTACACCGAATACCAGCACTACGCCAACCCCCACTTCAGCGCCGAACAATGGATTCCCATTTCGGCAGCCAATGAAATGAACATCGAATACCTCAAAGAACGCCTCTACCAAACCGTGGTGAGCAATGAAGTGAGCATGGATGCGGCTATTGTGAGCAACGTCCGGCATTACGAGGCCTTGCAAAAGGCGAAAGAAAGCCTGGAGGCGGTGATTCAAGGCTTGAGCAGCGCGGTGACCACCGATTTTATTGCCATGGACATCCGGCATTCGCTGGCCTATTTGGGCGAAATTACCGGGGAGATTTCGACGGAAGATTTGCTGGACAATATTTTTTCGAGGTTCTGTATTGGGAAATAA
- a CDS encoding histone deacetylase family protein — protein sequence MKLLYNSVCQRHDTGMHPENKKRLEVFSDIPETVFLDGEPYLELIHDPTYIQQVRETSHLGGHLDEDTVVSEGSFMAACHAVGATIQAMRNQDFALVRPPGHHAYRDRASGFCLFNNVAIAAQLAVNEGKKVLIFDFDGHLGDGTSDIFYGSNQVMYWSMHQYPAFPGHGFVNELGAGEGLGYTLNMPLPPGSADDIFLDAVGHFMPIAEQFQPDIVAVSAGFDAHQYDLLLDLKVTTNTYYRIGQLLSENFAHVFAVLEGGYNIPELQKCVYAFEAGINGLNLPPPCEEVRTTSGMRVWETYEMYLHGALGKLKSHWRI from the coding sequence GGGAATGCATCCAGAAAATAAGAAGCGACTGGAGGTGTTTTCCGACATTCCGGAAACCGTTTTTTTAGATGGGGAACCCTATCTGGAGTTGATACACGATCCAACATACATCCAACAAGTACGTGAAACCTCACACCTTGGTGGGCATTTGGACGAAGACACCGTCGTTTCGGAAGGAAGTTTTATGGCCGCCTGTCATGCCGTAGGCGCGACCATCCAGGCCATGCGCAACCAGGATTTTGCGCTGGTGCGGCCACCCGGTCACCATGCTTACCGCGATCGGGCCAGTGGTTTTTGTTTGTTCAACAATGTGGCCATCGCCGCCCAACTCGCGGTGAATGAAGGGAAAAAAGTGCTCATTTTTGATTTTGATGGCCATTTGGGCGATGGCACGTCGGATATATTTTACGGCTCCAATCAGGTGATGTACTGGTCAATGCATCAATATCCGGCATTTCCTGGACACGGTTTTGTCAATGAACTGGGTGCAGGTGAAGGCTTGGGGTATACCCTCAATATGCCCTTGCCACCCGGTAGTGCCGACGATATTTTTTTGGATGCAGTAGGACACTTTATGCCCATCGCCGAGCAGTTTCAACCCGATATTGTTGCAGTGTCCGCTGGTTTTGACGCGCACCAATACGACTTGTTGCTGGATTTAAAGGTAACCACCAATACCTATTACCGCATTGGCCAGTTGCTCAGCGAAAATTTTGCCCATGTTTTTGCCGTCTTGGAAGGGGGGTACAACATCCCTGAGCTGCAAAAATGTGTTTATGCTTTTGAAGCAGGCATCAACGGCCTGAATTTGCCTCCTCCTTGTGAAGAAGTACGTACGACCTCCGGTATGCGCGTGTGGGAAACGTACGAAATGTACTTGCACGGCGCATTGGGGAAATTAAAAAGTCATTGGAGAATCTAA